In Ovis canadensis isolate MfBH-ARS-UI-01 breed Bighorn chromosome 11, ARS-UI_OviCan_v2, whole genome shotgun sequence, the DNA window TTCTGCTGCTTGAAATCTACACTACTTTCTTATCATAACCGAAAGCAGGGTCAGGCTGCTCGCTGCTCAAAAGCCATTAAAGACACCAGGCTGGTGGAAAGTTTGCTTTAGTTTGGATGCCAGCAACGGGGAGGGTGGGTGCTGGGCATGGTTTCCTGTCAAAAGGCTGACCCCCCTCCCACTGACAGTCAAGAGGCCAGAGCTTTTATAAACTGCGGGAGGGGGCcccatgcagaaacagcacagtcggCTCTGACAGTCAACTTGAagttggtcatcagtggtctgaccagcatcattgtattattttaagtacagttagtcttcagttccagggtcggtttgttcccatttccctGAGGCCTGTTCTTGGAACTGtagtagcttcagttcagttcagttcagtcgctcagtcatgcccgactctttgcaaccccatggactgcagcacgccaggcttccctgtccatcaccaactcccggagttcatgtccatcgagtccgtgatgccatccagccatctcatcctctgtcgtccccttctcctcctgcccccaatctctcccagcatcagagtcttttccaatgagtcaactctttgcatgatgtggccaaagtactggagtttcagcttcagcatcagtccttccaaagaaatcccaggactgatctcctttaggatggaccggttggatctccttgcagtccaatggagtttcagcttcagcatcagtccttccaaagaaatcccaggactgatctcctttaggatggaccggttggatctccttgcagtccaagggactctcaagagtcttctccaacaccacagttcaaaagcatcaattcttcggcgctcggctttcttcacagtccaactctcacatccatacatgaccactggaaaaaccatagccttgactagacagacctttgtttgcaaggtaatgtctgctttttaatatgctatctaggttggtcataactttccctcccaaggagtaagcatcttttaatttcatggctgcagtcaccatctgcagtgattttggagccccccaaaataaagtctgacactgtttccactgtttccgcatctattttccatgaagtgatgggaccacatgccacgatcttcgttttctgaatgttgagctttaagccaactttttcactctcctctttcactttcatcaagaggctttttagttcttctttactttctgccataagggtggtgtcatctgcatatctgaggttattgatatttctcccggcaatcttgattccagcttgtgcttcttccagcccagcgtttctcatgatgtactctgcatagaagttaaataagcagggtgacaatatacagccttgacgtacatcATGGCTATAATCTGGTCATCTGTACTTAACTTTTCCACCTGGCGAGGGGCTCAtcataagacagctcacagagcACAGCTCAGAATGGCATCTATAGCCCTCGGGAAGGAACTAAAGGTCTCTGTGCTTACGGACGGCATCGCTATCATCTGGTCTCTCCTGACGGTTTCTCTTGGCTTCTGCGTATTCTCACTTCTCTAATGAAACTTATTCACGgcctaaagtttttccacagatgaaaggcaggcagaggacacgaGGGGCAGGCGCCACAGGGTTCCGCTCCACTtcactgtggctgctgtaacGAATTACCACAAGCCTCGGGGCTTGCAAtgacacacatttattttcttacagttctgaaggTCAGAAGGCCAAAATGGTCTTACTGGCTTACACTCAGGAGGTCAGCAAGGTTTCATTTCTTCTAGATGCCCTACAGAAGAACCTGTCTGCTCACCTTTCCCAGTTTCTAGAAGCCGCTCACATTCCTTGGCTCGAGAGCCCCTTCTCTGTCTTCAAATCTCTGATGCTGATACAAACTCTCCTTcagctctttcatttttttttttccttttttgatcaCGTGGCTGGTGGGAATCtgtgttccctgaccagggattgaacccggggtgcagtgaaagcgtggagtcctgaccactgagcGCCCAGGAAGTCCCTTCTGCTTTCActtttaaggacccttgtgattacaacGGACCCAGCTGGATAACCCAGGATAAGCTTGCCCTCTTGAGAGCCTTGTTTCAGTCACATTTGTGAATTCCTGGCAATTAGgatgcgtgcttagtcgctcagttgaatctgactctttgtgaccccatggactgtagcccaacgggttcctctgtccatgggattttctaggcaagattattgaagtaggttgccatttcctactccagggatcttcctggtccaggaatcaaactcacgtctctgatatcgcctgcattgcaggcggattctttgccgcaGAACCATAGGCGAAGCCCAGGACGTGAGCGTCTTGGGAGGGAGTTATTCTGCTTCCATCAGTGCAAACCCCAAGTAACTAAAATAGTTTCAGGGAGAAGGTCTGAGGTGTGAGAGGTGACACCTGGTGCAACGCACCTGACTGCTTCCTTCCTGCACAGACCCCAGCCCTCGCCCTGGCCCTGGGGCTCTGGGGCCATGGGATGGGCAAGAGGGGCTTCCTGTGAGCTTCTCTTGGCATATCGCCCAGTGGTCAGTGCACAGATGGTCCTGgcacagagtgtgtgtgtatctgaacaCAGTGAGTTTAAACGTTCAGTTCACAGAAAACAGAATACCTAGTTCCACTCCCGGCAGACCCTTGCTGGTTCCTCCATGCCAACCCTGCACGAGAGACAGGAAGTGTTGAAGGAGAATGAGTCCGGATGGAAGAAGCGACGCATTCAGTTCTGTGACTGTCGGGACGTCCCTTGTGGTCCAGGCGTtgggactctgcgctttcactacTGTggccctggttcagtccctggttggggaactgagatccccaaAGCTGTGCACCGCAGCTCCCCTCAAAAGCGTCATAGCTCTGTAACTATTGACTCTGGGAAAGAGACATCCGGTAAGCAGTAGGCTGgggctagggcttcccaggtggcactagtggtaaagaatctgcctgcaatgcaggagacataagagatgtagcttccatccctgggtcgggatgaccccctggaggagggcatggcaacccactccagtattcttgtctggagaatcctacggacagaggagcttggcaggctacagtccatggggtcacaaagagttggacaggaccgaagtgacttagcatgcacacaggcaggcTGGGGCCAAGGGGAGAGTTGGGGCTACAAACATGGGTTTGGGAATCATCAGTATAAGCAAGAACTGAAACCAAAAGAATGGAGAGTCACTCTCTGGGGGCATAATACAGTGAGACAAGATAAAGGCTGGAGGGGGGACCCTGGCTCCTCCTCAGGAGAGCTGGCTCAGACTGGGGATGCCTCTTCCCACCTCGGTGCCCAGTGACGTCACGTGGATAGCCTGACGTCAGCCATGGGAATATTTACACTCTGGAAATTGGAAAGCACTCCAAACCGGAGATTTATTTTTACCCCTGAGGACGGGTTGTTAGGTATTTACCAACACAGCACCCCTGTTGACACCAAGATttaaagaggaagggagggaagagaacCCTTAGAGGCCTTGGGGACTGGGTGGTTGGAGAAGAGGAGAAGCTGGTTGAGAACAGTGTTGAGAGTACATGGGAAGAAAGTGCCAGAAAAGCAGATGAGGTGAGCGGGTGTAGGGACACGGGGACCAAAGAGACCGAGGCAGCTGGTGGGGAGAAGAAGGTGGACTTGAGGCATCAGCTGGGGGGTTCTGGGAGGGCCGGGCACCCGGGTGCAAGCTCGGACATCAGTCTGGCCCAGCTCTGGCAGGAGCTGGATTCTGGGTTCTGTTTTCTAGGCTGTTTGTCCCTCCGAGGCCCAGTGTCCGTTTGCGGCCGGGAGTGGGAGTCGGTGAGCGTGCAGTGTCACTACGACTCTGGATGGGAGACCCATAAGAAGTGGTGGTGCCGGGGAGCACAGTGGGCCTCATGCCAGATCCTCGTgcaaacccagggatcagagcGAGAAGAGAGCGGAGCCCGCGTGTCCATCACGGACGATCAGAGAAACCACTCGTTCACAGTGACGATGCAGGAACTCAGGCAGGAAGACACAGACACTTACTGGTGCGCGATTGAGAACCCTGGAGCCAACCTGAGGACGCAAATTAAAGTGACTGTTGCTCCAAGTAAGAGCCTCCTTGTCTATGCTCCGGGGCCCTGGTGCTCAGGATTGGAAGAATGAAGtcgcctccccacccctccctgagggcaggagagaaaggaTGGCGTGTCTGAGAGCGAGTATGAGTGAGACCAAGGGACAGACggatggggaggaaggggaagagaccAAAGCAGAGCATCACTTCCCAGCCCGGCTGCCCACCGCCTCCCTGAGGTCTCTCTCAGGCCCCTGAAGTGATGTCCCAGAGCATCACTCTAGGGAGCGGCCAACCTCTGGTCATCACACCCGGGACCTGTCATTACACAGAGAGGCACAGAGGGACATCTGGGGTGACCCAGCACGTCCCAGGGCCACCCAGGGTGCTCTGGAGCCTCTGCTCTCTGGAGACCAGGCTGCTCACAATAAATCGTCtccagagtttctcataatgAGAAATCTCCTTCATCACTGTCACTGTTCACTATTTCACCGGAAGGGGTCCTCTTATCCACCAGCCTTCCAGAATCCCCCTTGCTCATTTCCATGCCAGTAACTAGATGCCCTGTTTCCAGAACTGTCTGTTCTTGAGCCCTGTTTGCTTGGGCATTATTGAGCAGAAAGGACCAGGGATTCCCACCACCTTCATCCAAAAAGTTCCACTTGAGGTGTGattcttctctctccccagaaTAAAACGCAGTgcttacttttatttcattttctcttggatGCTTTTTTAATcagaatgtaattttttttcatcttaaaaattatttttttttgaagtacagttgatttgtggaagcgttagttgttcagtcatgcccaactctgcaaccccatggactctgcccttgggattctctaggcaacaatataggagtgggtagccgtgccctcctccaggggatcttcccaacccagggatccaactccatagttgatttacaatgctgtgttaatttccactgtacagcaaagggattcagttagtcatatattaatatatacctcctttttcttcttttaaatttctaattggagaatacttgctttacaatgttgcgtctGTAAAGTTAAGTAAATCAACCATATGCATGCAATTTCCCGTCCTttctgaacctccttcccatcaccccctcttcccaccctgctaggtcatcacagagcacccagctgagctcccggggttacacagcagcttcccactagctatctgtttcacacgtGGAGGATGGGACGAGCCGGGAGACTGTGATTGACATATTTGATTTATTCCTTTTGGCCACACCTGGAAACGAGGCGGGAGATGACTGTGTACTGTGGTTCAGATGACTTGGTAGAAAGGGGAGAAACCAGAGGGACTGCAGCCAGAGAGAGGAAGCCCCCTGGACCAGGGGAAGGGGGTCTCCCGAGAGGGCTGAGCGCGGTGGGGCATGGGGAGGGGAGCACGCACCCCAGGTCTGTGCTGATGACTCTGGGGCGACTTTGCCTGTGTGTAGGGGAAGCTGCTCTGACCGTAGTGGGAAGCCAGGTCTCCAGGACGACCACCAGCCGTCTAGCCGCGTCCTCCCGCCCCCACAGCAGGTGGGTAGCTGTGGTCCTTTCTTCCGCAGCCTCTCCTGTGGGGCCGTCAACCCTCATGGAGTCAGTCACCTTATCCTGGAGCCCACCGCGGTCAGAGTCAAGGCCCCAAGCCCACCCACCGTGGCCCTCCGCccaggcccctcctcctcctctgtcttcccaTTCGAGCCCCAGCCAGACGTCTGCTCTTCAGACTCCTCCTCTGTTAGCTTCTCTGCTGGAGGGGAGGTcgcaggtcctctgcccattcaACAAAACAGCACAGATGACTTTTGAATGCTGAGGGAGACGAGACACCAACCTACAGGTTTAGCAGCCTGGAGCTGGCAGTCGCGGCAGCGGTGAGAACACAGAGCCAGCCTGCCGGGGGTGACTGGCAGGTGCATCTCCTGCGCTGAGATGCGCTTCAGGCAAAGGTGAaattggagagggaagtgggcaCAATACAGAGCAAAGTGCAAAGCTGAGCTATTCCACGGGGCCCTCAGGACTGAGCCGTGGAGCCGGTCCCTGGGAGTCTTCAGACGGGGCTGCCGAGCGCAGGGCCACAGGCTTTGCTCCCCGCAAGGCTGCCCCGTGTCCGAGTTCTGGGCGGGGTGGGCATGGAGGGGCCCGGGGCTCTGACTGCTCTGCGCCCCCTCCCAGGACCCACTACGTGCTCCTGGTGTTCCTGAAGGTGCCCTTCTTGCTCGGCTTGGTCGGTGCCGTGCTCTGGTTGGAGGAACGTCAGAGGGACCCCGCGGCGCAGTGGGAAGAGCCCATCTACGCGAACTTGTCCTCTGAGCTTCTGACCAAGGACGCCCCCGTTTAGATGGACGGATGAGCAGAGCCTGCCAACGCCGCACCCCATTTCCAGAGGAAACTCGGCTGTGGAAGAAACACCCCAGAGTCCCAGGAGGCAcccgccctgccctgccctgcccggcTCAGGGCCACCGCTCCTGATGTGCAGTCCCCACCTGGAGGGCCAGCATCTTGTTCCTGCTTCTCCAGGTCGCAAGTGCCCTGCCTGGACCCACACTTGGGGTTTAGGGTTCACAGTCGGGAGCTGCTGGGCTAGAGCCCAAGTTCAGATCATTGTGCCCCCACTGCTGGAAGAACTGGGGCGCAGGGCCGGGGACCAAAGTCCAGAGAGAAGCCACAGGGgtgcaggagaggggaggggcccTCCTTCCTGAGACCAGCTCAGCGCGCTCCCGGACTGGGACTGGGCTTCCGACATATGGGATTTTATAGTCTTTAAAAGCTAATTGAGCtgggtttcttttatttattttttaattgaaggataattgctttacagaattttgttgttttctgtcaaacatcaacatgaatctcaAGCTGGGTTTTGATGGCTCGTGACCGTCACTTGACTTGATGCACTCGCacgggcgcacacacacaccttaggatgtgtgtgtgtgattctggGGAGAGTCCTGGTCCTTGACAGGTTGATGTCCCCTCTGCCCAGGGAGGACACCGCTCTGAGGGGCCCTGGGGCTGGCCTTTCTCTTCCCCttcatcctcccctcccctccccttcctccccctcctcctcccctccccttcctccccctcctcctccctttccttcctccccctcctcctcccctttctctctttccccctccccctcatCCTCCCCCTtcatcctccccctccccactcttcTCTGGCTCCCCaagccccctgccccccccaccaTCTCTCAGGGGCTGCGCTCCCCCGGGGGCTGAGCTCGGCCTTCACTTCCTCCCCTCAGCAGGACTGCAGGGTCTCCATGGGGCCGCGGGGCCTCAGAAACCACCTCAAGGTCAGGGAGGGTGATATAAAAGCTGTCTGAGGGAAGAGGTGGAGTCTCTTTTAGACAGCGTGTGCTTCAGGTTGTCTGAGGGAGATCTTGTTGCCTCTCTGAAGTGATgtcctttggggacttccctgctggctcagaactCTGAGCTCCCGCTGCAGGGGccgtgggttcaagccctggttgggaaactaggatcccacatgctgtgtggctcaaaagttaaaaaaccaaaaaaaaagttatattcttTAAAGTCATCATAATAATTTGAAATGTCTGAGGGAAAGTCACCTCTTTGAAGCACCTCACGTGCATCAAGGACGCTCTGGGATTTGGTCTCTCTGTGTCACGGGTCACAGTCCTCACACCAACGGCAGCCTCACTTCACTGAGGAGAAGCAGCTCCACCTGAGATGTGTCCCTCCACACCTAGACAGGCAAGCATGAGGGTAGACACACGTTTGGAATGTTTCCCTTTGGCTGTTCCCCCAactttactgggcttccctgggggctcagtggtaaagaacccgcctgccaatgcaggagacgcaggttcgatccctgggtgggggagatcccctggagaaggaaatggcaacccactccagtattcttgcctggagaatcccatggacagaggagcctggcgggctacagtccatggggtcccaaagagttggacacgaccaagcgtattcaaaagcagagacattactttgccgactaaggtccgtctagtcaaggctatggtttttcctgtggtcatgtatggatgtgagagttggactgtgaagaaggctgagcactggagaattgatgcttttgagctgtggtgttggagaagactcttgcgagtcccttggactgcaaggagatccaaccagtccattctgaaggagatcagccctgggatttcttgggaaggaatgatgctaaagctgaaactccaatactttggccacctcatgcgaagagctgactcattggaaaagactctgatgctgggagggattgggggcaggagaagaaggggacgacagagggtgagatggctggatggcatcactgactcaatgaacatgagtctgagtgaactccgggagttggtgatggacaaggaggcctggcgtgctgcgattcatggggtcgcaaagagtcagacacgactgagtgactgaactgaactgaactgaagcgactcaACAGCGACATATAAAAACTGTGTACATTTAAGGTgtgaatgtgattttttaaaaggtgcaCAATGTGCtaatttaatatacatatacattgtgaaatgagtATCCCAATCAAGTTAACACAGTTACCACTTTacacacttattttttaaaaccagtttttaatattttttgtgcaATGAGaacatgagatctaccctcttacAAATCCCCAGGATACAGCACAGTCTGATGAGCTGAAGTCCCCACACTCTTAGAGCCCAGATTTACTCATCTCAGACCTggaagtctgtgtcttttggtcaGCCTCTCCCattcctccccatcccctccagcccctccccaccgccAACCGCATGCCATTCCCTGGTTCTACATGGAATATTTCTTTCTGAATGCCTGTGAAGACCCATCAATCCTGCCCTTTGTCCTAATAGGTGGGCCCTGGTTCTCAGCCCCGAGAGGCCACCGGAAGATGCCTCACCTGAGGGTAAAGGAGAAGGGAATCTTCCCCGTCCCCAGTAAGGTGGCTGGGACCTCCCCTATCCCACCTCCCCAGGGGTACTGTAATCCCTTCTCTTTGTCCTTTGACCAATGAGAAACCTTCTCCCTCTTTGCACTTGGTTTAGGGTTCTGGTCAGTGATGGGCCTGCAAGTTCCCAGAAAGAACAGAATTTGagccagagttggtgatggacagggaggcctggcgtgctgcagtccatggggtcgcaaagagttggacacgactgagagactgaactgagctgatggaaGACTCTCCAAGTCACCCTGTCGGGAACCCACAGTCTACCAGCACCCGAGTGCCACCCCTGTGAATATGCCCTGGATCCAGCCTTCTGAAGATCCAACCAGATAGATTCAGGTGACATAGCAGCTCTGCTCTGCAGGAGGCAAAGCCAGAGTCCAGCTGCCTCATCGGCTCAGGTGGCTGAGGGGCCATCGGCGGTTGCCAACTTGGTGACAGTGATTTTCCCACAGTTCTTTGCAGCTGATATTCACTTAGCCCCTGATCTCTATGGAGAAACTGTGGGTGAGTTGTTACTCACACAGTGTCATCAAAGAAAATCCGCTGGAGTAGGCATCCCCTGTCTGTCCTGAACCCCAtctctgccacacacacacacacacacacacatgcaatcacacacacactcacacatacactcacGCTTCTAGGAATTGCCTCTTGGGTGCCGATGAAAGCTGTCAGGCAGCACTTGACTAAGATGCCCACTCtccagggcagggagagagacagaaatgaaGGAGGTCAGCACTACAGCTGGGATGGTATTTTCCAGCCAGTGTGTTTCTAGCAGGAGCCTGGTACCCAAGCCCTCATGCCCTCCAATAGCTGGAGACTCAGATGGTTCCTCGTGTGTGGTTTTAGCGGGTTCTGTAACCAAGTGTTGGCCGAGGTAGAGAGAGCGGATGCGGGTTGCTCTTTAGAGGAAAGCACAAGTTCTCCTTTGCTGTGAGCTCCTATTCATGGGCCTTTACATCTGAGCATCTGTGCAACCACAGAGGAAGCTCACCCAGAGCAGAAAGAAGCGAGTCAGGGGAGGGAGAAGCAACAGGAGCCCCAGCCAGGACTCGGGGAGCTTTCTTCTTGATGA includes these proteins:
- the CD300LB gene encoding CMRF35-like molecule 7; this translates as MFLVLCCGCRPPLGSASFLLGRAHFLLLVFLKVPVLLGMLGCLSLRGPVSVCGREWESVSVQCHYDSGWETHKKWWCRGAQWASCQILVQTQGSEREESGARVSITDDQRNHSFTVTMQELRQEDTDTYWCAIENPGANLRTQIKVTVAPREAALTVVGSQVSRTTTSRLAASSRPHSRTHYVLLVFLKVPFLLGLVGAVLWLEERQRDPAAQWEEPIYANLSSELLTKDAPV